The sequence TCGAAGAAGACCAATAATTCATCGTCGCTTTCAAAATTATCAAGAAAATCTTCTTACTCTTTAGGTTTCTCCCATCCATGTTCAGAGCTTCCATATAAACTATCAGTTTTGCATTCCTAGAAGATTTCACACAAATATGTTAAACATAGGTTAATATTTGGTCTTTGTTTAGTATTTTggcttttaaattatttataatattgataagttttggttgttttgttatttttcaaCCTACTAAACCTCCAAAATTGTTGTTTACATGGAGAGAGATTGTGTATATTTGGAATATGATTCAATTAGCCTTTTATTGGTGGATGTTTTTCATTTGGAAGACATTGTCTTTCAATTTTTTATGGAACTTTGATGTACTCAAATAAATTTCATTAATAAATTGATGTTGTACcgtaaattttattaaatctttgCCAAAAAACTATGTCTCTAATTATAAGAAGAAATATTTTCTTCATAAATGTTCAATTGGGGTGATAATCAACTAACAAATTTATTGAATTCTATGTTTCAATATTGATTGTGATATCGATAGCAATTGAACATTTAATATGTATAATCGACTAACAAATATTGAttacaatatttaaatatttaaccccAATTGAACATTTATGAATAATCTAATCAAATACTTTGCGGAACGTAGGTGACAAAATGAGACTTCAAACCACAAACTGCTATTTTCCACCTCTTCAGTACAAATTCATTCAACGATTTTGGTTATTTGCACTCCACCATACATAAAATAAAAGCATTATGTTACACACGCAACACGTGTACGACGGTTGCTGCTAGTATTATATTAAGCACGTTGGAAAGGAAAAatcaatattaattttaaaaaacttaTACATACAAAACTCTATCAGAAGAGATTCGAGACCcctaacttaaaaaaaataaaataaaaattgtttagaatatttaaaaataattagcaaaattttttattgactTTAGAGATCATTGGTCCTAGGTTGCATGCAAGATTCCAGCAGTGGACACGTGTCATGAAATGATTTGCTGAAAACAGAAGCAAAAAAACCTATTTTCGTTTCTCAAGATCTCGCGCCTTTAATTAACAAACCAAAATCCAACAAACTCAGAGGATTCTGGGTTCCTTTCAATACAAGATCACATCAAATCCAATCCCCTTTGCCCCAAAGCTATATCATTATCGGAAAGAGATAAAATGAATTTTATGAAGTTgggttttttggattttaattgaagaattcatttttattttttcttgctCGGCAATGGGGATGGTGAAGGGTTATGGGGTTTTGGGTTTGATTCTCGTGATTGTTGTTTTTGTCTCGAGTTTTAGTGTTTCGGCGACATCGGAGAAGGAAATTAGGGAAAGGTTTTACGGGGACTTGGTAAATTCGACGGCTACTGATAATGGGGACGGGAGTATTGCGAAGATGTTTGATCGTGTCTTGGAGAAAGAGTTTTCCGAGAATGATCAGCCCGGAGGTTAGTTTGTTTTTCCTACTTTGATTTCGGTTGAAGTTTTGCTTTTGGGAAATAAATGGTCAAATTAGGTTTTTGAGATTATACGGAggaattttatatgtttttttttcgaCACACTGTTTATGAAGCAGTTTCTTCAAGTGGTAAAGCTTAGTCTTTTGTTACTGCTTTCATTTTCTTGTTCATTTTCAAGGTTCTGGCGAAAGCAGCTTCAATAGCAGTGTAGCTGATCAACAGGTCTGTTTATTTCCTCTTTTGATATTCTTTTTTAAATGCTTTGAAGTGGGCATTttaggatatatatatatatttataattatgacTTATAGCTTCATAGATTCTCTTATCTGCTTCATCATAAAGAGTTAAAAGTTTATTTATCCGTCTGGTTTGTGTTTTCGTGCATCATTTCGAATACTTGTGATACTTTCTCTTAATACTTTGGATTACTATCGGCAAAAGAATTGAAGGCAATGATAGTGTGATATTTTGTGAGAGAAAGTTGGTTTGTTGGTCATTCCATTATTTTTCAATCTCTTAAATAGCTGGTGATTGTTTGGACAGCATGTGCTTTGATTAGCCTTCTTTCGGGATTGGTGGTTATGAACTAACTGTATTCTTGTTCATCTTTCAGGCCATCTTTGCACTATTCTGTTTGTACTGATCACTGTTTATACTTTTTGCTAACATTAGATTCTATCATGACTGCCCAGGCTGAATTGGAGACTGTTGCCAAAATCACTCATGAGAAGATAAAGAAGAACGAAACTAAAGAGGCTAAGTAAATTTGCTTCTCGAATTGAATAATATAGTTTGTTGTCATGCAAGAAAATAATGCCAGTATTTTGAACCTGTTTTACCCTCATGCTCCAGTGGGACCAAAGCTTTCCAGCTTCAAGATGTTTTCTCACTTGAGAATGAAGATTCTGATGACATGACAACTCTGATTGATAAAAAGGTGAAATTATTTTCATGGGGCAACGTTGTTGAGACAGGAATTCTGCAGCCAATTTTCAGTGTTGTTATTGATGAATGAATCCTTCCGCATTCACTATGCTTAATTGCAGGATAATGTGTTCGTGATGTCGAATAAGAAGTCAAAATATCCTGTGCTTCAAGTAGATTTTAGGTAAATATACTTGAGCAACTTATGCAAGAGAGAGAGTGTCTGTTAACATACAACCATACATTGTTTGTGTGCTCTGCCCTCCCCACCCACAAACACATATTGGTGGAGTTGGGGAGTTTTGAATTTTGTAAATACTGCTGTTCAAACTTTGCACAGTACAGATTAAATCATATACAATGTTGAAATCAGGCTGATTTCAGACTTGGTAGTTGTGATCGTCTCTGCCGCCATTGGTGGAATAATCTTTTCATGTTTGGGACAACCGGTTGGTGCTTTTGCTTGTTTTAAATACTGTTTTAGtccatttattatttatttcccGTGCTCTCTGGATCATTCATTTTGCCTTTGGAAACTTTTCCCTACAGTAAATTTCGTGTTTTGAAGAATAACGAATATTCTCATTGGTTTGGATAATAGGTTATTGTTGGTTATCTACTTGCGGGATCAATAATTGGACCTGGTGGTTTAAAATTCATCAGCGAGATGGTACAGGTGTGTTATTATATAATGTTTCTTTATCGCTAAAATAATTCGAATTTTCCAAAAAGAGTGTATTATATTTTGCAACCTTTCTGCTGTTTGGATGTTGGAAATCTTTAGCAGAAAGTGAACTTTATCGTTTCACTCTGACAATTTCATTCCTTCCTGCTGAACCCTTCGGATAAGTTTAGATTTTCTACTCAGGTACTGAACAAGATGCCTACCTTTATACATTTTGTCTCAAAACTTGATACTTCTAAGTTTTCGGTTTTTAAAGGAAGAAGGAGATAAAACTCAGTTGATATTCTGTCAAATGTATTGCTTGTATTAGATTGGCAAGAGGGTTGGTTGCCAAGTGATTTTCTGAAGATGACTTTATCTCTCTTCTTTGTGGTCTAATATAACTCAATTGTCTCTTTCTACAAATAATTGTTTGCTAAGTTGTCGTCAAATAGTACAGAGTAACCTTTTCTCAGTCTGAAATCATTTTTAATCAGTTATTGTGTTCTTCATTCCTTCTCAATTAATATATGCTTTATCATGCATTCTTTGAGTTGTCTCTGTTTTGTTTCTGAGTGGTTTTCCTACCATAATTTATAATAGCAAATTccttcttttcctttctttctttcttctttctttctttgttttttttttttggcactGAGTTAGGGTCAATTTCACACAAACTACTTTTTCCTATATCTCAATTAGGGTCAATTTCACACAAACTACTTTTTCCTATATCTCAATTACCCCCAATTTGTTTTCCATCCATATTTCAGTGTGAGACTGTGGCTCAGTTTGGGGTTGTCTTTCTCTTGTTTGCTTTAGGGCTGGAGTTCTCTTTATCAAAGGTGCAATTCTTTCGTTATGCCATCATTAATGGCATATTTGTCTATCTATATTCTAGAGTCCTAGACTgtcctaatatatatatataactgacGCAGCTTAAAGTTGTGGGACCTGTCGCTGTCCTTGGTGGATTTCTTCAGATTGTCATTCTTATGTTTTTATGCAGTATAACTGCGGTGGTAAAAATCTGATATCCTACATCTTGTATATCATTTGGACACTTGCTTTGGCATTTTATGCTGATGACACATGATTTGATGGTCGCAGTTATGTGGAGCAAAATTGTCAGATGGTGTTTTTGTAGGCTGTTTTCTCTCAATGTCATCTACTGCTGTGGTATTTATctaatgtttttatttttacaaataaTCAACCATGAGCCTTTGTTTGTGTAACGAAGGATGTAATCACGCAACAATTAATTTTTCTGTCATAATTCCTCGCAGGTAGTCAAGTTTCTGGTTGAGAGGAACAGTAACAGTGCCCTTCATGGTCAAGTGACAATTGGAACTCTTATTTTTCAGGTTGATTTGAATCTTCCGATATAGTTGGCTAAGTTATTATTTGTATGACCATTGTGTGAATATCATTATTTTCTTTTCAAATAATATTCCAGGACTGTGCTGTGGGTTTGTTATTTGCTTTGCTCCCTGTTCTAGGCGGCAGCAGTGGCATTTTGCATGGGATG comes from Henckelia pumila isolate YLH828 chromosome 4, ASM3356847v2, whole genome shotgun sequence and encodes:
- the LOC140867608 gene encoding K(+) efflux antiporter 5, yielding MGMVKGYGVLGLILVIVVFVSSFSVSATSEKEIRERFYGDLVNSTATDNGDGSIAKMFDRVLEKEFSENDQPGGSGESSFNSSVADQQAELETVAKITHEKIKKNETKEANGTKAFQLQDVFSLENEDSDDMTTLIDKKDNVFVMSNKKSKYPVLQVDFRLISDLVVVIVSAAIGGIIFSCLGQPVIVGYLLAGSIIGPGGLKFISEMVQCETVAQFGVVFLLFALGLEFSLSKLKVVGPVAVLGGFLQIVILMFLCSITAVLCGAKLSDGVFVGCFLSMSSTAVVVKFLVERNSNSALHGQVTIGTLIFQDCAVGLLFALLPVLGGSSGILHGMVSMGKVLLTLSIYLALASVLTWIFVPRFLKLMTQLSSQTNELYQLAAVAFCLMSAWCSDKLGLSLELGSFVAGVMISTTEFAQHTLDQVEPIRNLFAALFLSSIGMLIHVQFLWTHVDILLASVLLVVVVKTTVATVITKAFGYSIRTSFIVGALLAQIGEFAFVLLSRASNLHLVEGKVYLLLLGTTALSLVTTPILFKLIPALMHLGVLMHWFPSETLSNEEKVSIIRSA